The Doryrhamphus excisus isolate RoL2022-K1 chromosome 1, RoL_Dexc_1.0, whole genome shotgun sequence genome includes a window with the following:
- the pbk gene encoding lymphokine-activated killer T-cell-originated protein kinase homolog has translation MEGFKTPQTSRVRSVGSGGGTPINIPASPFMKKLGCGTGVSVYLMDRPGKMSPWAIKKMNSKCASKQVQVYQKRLNEEAEVLKGINHPNIVGFRALATAKDGSKCLAMEFGGERSLNDLIEKRKEEGLLAFPAAHIEKVALHVARGLQYLHNERRLLHGDMKSGNVVIKGDFDAVKICDVGVSLPLDENMSVSDPEAEYVGTEPWNPKEALEEGGNITDKADIFSYGLTLWEMMTLAMPHMDNLGEEEEDDEEDSMEESFDEDAYCARLGTRPGLAAEALGDSYRRMVELFYVCTEEDPKKRPSAAQIVKVLESNTPLDKTAAATPV, from the exons ATGGAGGGATTCAAGACCCCCCAGACGTCCAGAGTGAGGAGCGTTGGAAGTGGAGGAGGAACTCCCATCAACATCCCGGCCTCCCCTTTCATGAAGAAGCTGGGCTGTGGGACAGGAGTCAGCGTCTACCTCATGGACAG ACCGGGGAAAATGTCTCCCTGGGCCATCAAGAAGATGAACAGCAAATGTGCCAGCAAACAGGTGCAAGTTTACCAGAAGCGTCTGAACGAGGAGGCCGAGGTCCTTAAAGGAATCAACCATCCCAACATTGTTG GGTTCCGTGCGTTAGCCACAGCCAAGGACGGATCCAAGTGTCTGGCCATGGAGTTCGGAGGAGAGCGGTCCCTCAATGACCTGATCGAGAAGAGGAAGGAAGAAGGCCTTCTGGCGTTTCCTGCCGCCCACATCGAGAAAGTGGCTCTTCATGTCGCCCGGGGTTTGCAG TATCTTCACAATGAGAGGAGGCTGCTGCACGGAGACATGAAGTCTGGCAACGTGGTCATCAAGGGAGACTTTGATGCGGTCAAGATCTGCGACGTGGGTGTGTCCCTTCCCCTGGACGAGAACATGAGTG TGTCGGATCCAGAGGCGGAGTACGTCGGCACGGAACCCTGGAACCCAAAGGAGGCCTTGGAGGAGGGCGGCAACATCACAGACAAGGCTGACATCTTCTCCTATGGCCTGACCCTGTGGGAGATGATGACCCTGGCCATGCCTCATATGGACAAcctgggggaggaggaggaggatgatgaag AGGACTCCATGGAGGAGAGCTTTGATGAGGACGCCTACTGCGCCAGGCTGGGGACGAGGCCCGGCCTGGCGGCTGAGGCGCTGGGCGACTCCTACAGGAGGATGGTAGAGCTCTTCTACGTGTGCACAGAGGAGGACCCCAAGAAGAGACCGTCGGCCGCCCAGATCGTGAAGGTGCTAGAGAGCAACACCCCCCTTGACAAAACAGCAGCAGCCACTCCGGTTTGA